CGGCGGATCACGCGAACTGATCAAAGCGGCCGCGAAAGCGACGGCCGGACAACCGATCCTGATTGTCGGCGAAGGCAAAGACGCTCTGGCCAGCGGCGCCGAGGTCGGTTTCTATCTTGATGACGCCGGAGCGGTCGCCGTCGTGATTAATCCAACCGCCGCCCAGAAGCGCAAACTGTCGATCGACGATACGATGATGACCATCCGCGCCAACGCGGGTCGTTAGTTTCCCATCGGTCAGAATCGCCTGGCCTTCCGCGCGTCTGCGTCGGGCCCGCTTCTCGCCCATTCTTTCTCTGAGTACCTCCACCGATGCACTTGTTGTACAACATGCGCTGCTGGCTATAATCTTGCCATGAATCTCGTAGAACTTGCCGAACGTATACGCTCTTATCGCATCGACCAGCGGTTGACGCTGGAAGAAGTGGCGTCGCGCACCGGTCTGACCCGCAGTTGGCTCTCCAAAGTCGAAAACTTCCGGGTCACCCCTTCCCTGCCTGCCCTCGCGCAGATCGCTCAGGCGCTTAACATTCCTCTCTCGAAGTTGGTTGAAGGGCTCGATGACAAGCCGGCCCTGGCGATCATTCGCAAGAGCGATCGTAAGGTGGTCGAACGGGACAAGTCGGCGACCAACACGTCGGTTTACGAGTCGCTGGCCCATCTCCGCAAATCGCGATCGATGGATCCCTTCTTGATTACAATCCCCTCCGGCGTTGCCCGGGAAGAAGCGCTCGGCCACCTGGGGGAAGAGTTCCTGATGGTCCAAAGCGGTACGGTCGACTTCGAGTACGACGGCGAAAAGCATAAGCTCGACTCCGGCGACAGCCTTTATTTTGACGCTCGCGTCCCGCACCGCCTGATCAATTCGAGCAAGCGGCAAGCGGTGGTGCTGTGCGTCTTCCAGACGTCCAGCG
The genomic region above belongs to Blastopirellula retiformator and contains:
- a CDS encoding helix-turn-helix domain-containing protein, with amino-acid sequence MNLVELAERIRSYRIDQRLTLEEVASRTGLTRSWLSKVENFRVTPSLPALAQIAQALNIPLSKLVEGLDDKPALAIIRKSDRKVVERDKSATNTSVYESLAHLRKSRSMDPFLITIPSGVAREEALGHLGEEFLMVQSGTVDFEYDGEKHKLDSGDSLYFDARVPHRLINSSKRQAVVLCVFQTSSE